From Pseudomonas sp. AN-1:
CTTCAGCCTGTCGCTGCTGGCGGCGCTGCTTTCGCCGGTGGCCCTGGCCGCCAACCTGCAGGGGCTCGATGTGGCGGCCCTGCCCGGGGACCGGGTCGAGCTGAAACTGGCCTTCGACGAGCCGGTGGCCGCCCCGCGTGGCTATACCATCGACCAGCCGGCGCGCATAGCCCTGGACCTGCCGGGAGTCAGCAACAGGCTCGGTTCGCGCAATCGCGAACTGGGCGTCGGCAATGCCCGTAGCCTGACCGTGGTCGAGGCCAAGGATCGTACCCGGCTGATCATCAACCTCAACAGCCAGGCGCCCTACAGCACGCGCGTCGAGGGCAACAACCTGTTCGTCGTGGTCGGCGGCTCGTCGGCGGCCGCCGCCGGCAGCGTCAGTGCGGCCCCGGCGGCGGCAGTCCGGCCGCTGGCCCAGGCTCCGCAGCCGTTCGTGCCGGCCGGCAAGGCGATCCGCAACATCGATTTCCAGCGCGGCGAGCAGGGCGAAGGCAACGTCGTCATCGACCTGTCCGAGGCCGGTATCTCGCCCGACATCCAGGAGAGTGGCGGCAGGATCCGCCTCGAGTTTCCGCGCACTCTGTTGCCCGAGCAGTTGCGCGCGCGCCTGGACGTGAAGGATTTCGCCACCCCGGTGCAGTTCGTCAACGCCTCCGTCAGCGGCGACAAGGCCACCATCGTCATCGAGCCGAGCGGCCATTACGACTACCTCGCCTACCAGACCGACAACCGGCTGACCATCAGCGTCAAGCCGCTGACCCAGGCGGATGTGGAGAAGCGCAAGGGCGAGCGCTTCGCCTATACCGGCGAGAAACTGTCGCTGAACTTCCAGGATATCGACGTGCGCTCGGTGCTGCAGCTGATCGCCGATTTCACCGACCTCAACCTGGTGGCCAGCGACACCGTGCAGGGCAACATCACCCTGCGTCTGCAGAACGTACCCTGGGATCAGGCGCTGGATCTGGTGCTGAAGACCAAGGGCCTGGACAAGCGCAAGATCGGCAACGTGCTGCTGGTGGCGCCGGCCGACGAGATCGCCGCCCGCGAGCGCCAGGAACTGGAGGCGCAGAAGCAGATCGCCGAACTGGCACCGCTGCGCCGTGAAGTGCTGCAGCTCAACTATGCGAAGGCTTCGGATATCGCCGGTCTGTTCAAGGAATACTCCGAGAGTGCCGAGCAGAAGGACATGCGCGGTTCGCTGATCTACGACGATCGCACCAACAGCCTGATCGCCCACCTGACCGAGGAGCGCCTGGACGAGCTGCGCCGCATCGTCACCCAGCTGGACATCCCGGTGCGCCAGGTGATGATCGAGGCGCGCATCGTCGAGGCCACCGTCGGCTACGACAAGAGCCTGGGGGTACGCTGGGGGGGGGCCTTCTATGGGGATGACAAGTGGACCGTCTACGGCAAGGACGGGGCAAGAACGATCGATGATGACGGTGTCCTGAGGCTTCCTGGAAGCAGCACGATTGGCAATTTTGAGGCAGAGGAGGGGACGGCTCCGGTTCCCTTTGTCGATATGGGTGTGTTGGACAGCACGTCCGGCCTCGGCATCGGCTTCATCACCGACAACGTGATCCTCGATCTGCAGCTGTCCGCCATGGAGGCCAGCGGCAACGGCGAGGTGATCTCGCAACCCAAGGTGGTCACCTCGGACAAGGAGACGGCGAAGATCCTCAAGGGCTCGGAAGTGCCCTATCAGGAGGCCAGCTCCAGCGGCGCCACCACCATCGCGTTCAAGGAAGCGGCGCTGGCCCTGGAGGTGACCCCGCAGATCACCCCGGACAACCGGGTGGTCATGGAGGTCAAGGTGACCAAGGATGCGCCCGACTTCTCCAAGTCGGTCAACGGCGTTCCGCCGATCGACAAGAACGAGGTCAACGCCAAGGTGCTGGCCGCGGATGGCGAGACCATCGTCATCGGCGGGGTGTTCTCCAATACCCAGACGCGCTCGGTGGAGAAGGTACCGTTTCTCGGCGATCTGCCGTTCCTCGGCCGCTTGTTCCGCCGCGATTCGGTCAGCGATTCGAAATCCGAGCTGCTGATCTTCCTCACCCCGCGTATCATGGACACCCAGGCAATTTCGGTGAGTCGTTGATACGTGCGCAATGTGATACTCGTGGGCCCGATGGGGGCTGGCAAGAGCACCATCGGGCGTCTTCTGGCCAAGGAGCTGCACCTGTCGTTCAAGGATTCCGACAAGGAAATCGAGGTGCGCACCGGTGCGGACATCCCGTGGATCTTCGATGTCGAAGGCGAGCAGGGTTTCCGCGAGCGCGAGCAGGCGGTGATCGCCGACCTCTGTCATGAGGATGGCCTGGTGCTGGCCACCGGCGGCGGCGCGGTGTTGCGCCCGGCCAATCGCGAAGCGCTGCGCGCTGGTGGACGGGTGGTCTACCTGCACACCTCGGTGGAGCAGCAGCTGGAGCGCACTGCGCGGGATCGCAATCGCCCGCTGTTGCGCACGGCCAATCCCGGCCAGGTGCTGCGTGAGTTGATGGCGCTCCGCGACCCCCTCTATCGCGAGATTGCCGACGTGATCATCGAGACCGACCAGCGACCGCCGCGCCTGGTGGTGCAGGAAGTGCTGGGCCGCCTGGAGCAGTTGCCCCCTCGTTGAGCGCTGGCGGCCGGCGTCTACGACCAAGGCGCAAGTCCGCTCCGAATGGGGGGCGAACTGCGCTATCCTAGTGGTCTTTTTCCATGAGCGGGGGCCACATGCGGACTCTTCACGTCGATCTCGGCGAGCGCAGCTATCCCATCTTCATCGGCGCTGGTCTGCTCGACCGGCGCGACTGCTTCACTCCCTACATTGCCGGCCGCCAGGTGGCGATCGTCACCAACCAGACGGTGGCGCCGCTGTATCTGCAGCGCCTGCTGGACACCCTGCAGGGCTACCAGGTGACGCCCATCGTCCTGCCCGACGGCGAGGCGTTCAAGAGCTGGGAAACCCTGCAGCTGATCTTCGACGGCCTGCTCGAGGCGCGCCACGACCGGCGCACCACCCTGATCGCCCTCGGCGGCGGAGTGATCGGCGACATGGCCGGTTTCGCCGCCGCCTGCTACCAGCGTGGTGTCGATTTCATCCAGGTGCCGACCACCCTGTTGTCGCAGGTGGACTCCTCGGTGGGTGGCAAGACCGGTATCAACCACCCGCTGGGCAAGAACATGATCGGCGCCTTCTACCAGCCGAAGGCAGTGGTGATCGATACGGCGACCCTGGGAACCCTGCCGGCGCGCGAACTGTCGGCCGGCCTCGCCGAGATGATCAAGTACGGGCTGATCTGCGATGAGCCGTTCCTTGCCTGGCTGGAACTGCACATCGATGCGCTGCGCGCGCTGGACGCCGAGGCGGTCAGCGAGGCGGTCGAGCGCTCCTGCGCGGCCAAGGCGCGGGTGGTGAATGCCGACGAGCGTGAGTCCGGCGTGCGCGCCACTCTCAACCTCGGCCACACCTTCGGCCATGCCATCGAGACCGAGATGGGTTACGGGGTCTGGCTGCATGGCGAGGCGGTGGCGGCCGGCACGGTGATGGCGCTGGAAATGTCCTGCCGTCTTGGCTGGATCGATGCCGCGGCTCGCGATCGCGGTATCCGCCTGCTGGCGCGCGCCGGTCTGCCGCTGGTGCCCCCGGCGGAAATGGGGCCGGAGGAATTCCTGCGCCACATGGCGGTCGACAAGAAGGTTCTCGATGGCCAGTTGCGTCTGGTGCTGCTGCGCCAGCTCGGCGAGGCCGTGGTCACCGCGGACTACCCCCGCGAGGTTCTCGAGGCGACGTTGCGTACGGACTACGCTGCGCTGGTCCGTCAAGCATGAAGTGAGCTGATGGCCCCGGCGTTCGCGCCGGGGCTTTTTGTGCAAATGGGATGAGGCATTCATGACCAGCCTGCAGGCCGATGAGGCATTTGTTGAGCATTACCAGTTTACGCACGACCCCTTCACCCCTCGGGTGCCGGGCTTCAAGTTCTTTCCCGCGCAGCGCAAGCCGGTGCTGGCGCAGTTGCACCAGCTGGCGCGCTACAGCGCACTGATGCAGGTGGTGACCGGCCCTCTGGGCAGCGGCAAGACGCTGCTGCGCCAGGCGCTGGTCGCCAGCAGCAACAAGACCAGCGTGGTCAGCGTGCCGGTCTCGGCCCGCCAGGCAGCCAGCAGTCCCATGCTGCTGCGCGCCTTCAGCCACGGCCTGGGAGGCAGCTATCAGGATGTCGACGGCCTGCTCGGTCAGGTCGCCCGCCTCAATCAGGTCGGCCAGGAGGTCTACCTGCTGGTCGACGATGCCGAGAAGCTGCAGGACGAGGCGCTGGATACCCTGGCGGCCCTGGCGGCCGGGGACAGCGATGGCCGCGCCCATGTGTTCCTGTTCGGCGAGCCTGAGCTGCTGGCGCGTCTGGATGCCCGCGGCAGGGCCGCCAACTGCCATGTACAGCAGCTGCAGCCCTACACTCTGGCCGATACCCGTGCCTACCTGGCGCAACGCCTGGAAGGTGCCGGTCAGGAGCTGGAGCTGTTCGATGATGCGCAGATAGAGGAGATCCACGCCGAGTCGGGAGGTTGGCCGGGAGCGATCAATCGGGTTGCCCGCGAGGTGCTGGTCGAGGCCATGCTGATCGAGCATCAGCCGCAGGCGCAGGCCGGTGGTGGCCTGAGCCTGCCGAAGAAGCACATCGTCGCCCTCGGCGTGGTGGTGGCCGGTGTGGCCCTGGCTCTGGTGATGAAGGGGGGCGCCCCGGAGCTGCCTCGGCCGGATGGTGTTCCGGCTGGTGAGTCTGGCGTGGCGAGCGCGCCGTCCATCGAGTTCGCCGGTGACGGCAAGGCGGTGCCGTTGCCGCTGGTCGGCCAGGGGCAGCCGGTGCCGCGCGAGCCGCTGGCGCGCGCCGCCGGACAGGCGGCGGTCGAGGAGCTGGATGCCGCCAACGCGGCCATGCCGCTGCCGGCGGCCGGCCAGCCGGTCACCCCGAGCAGCGCCACGCCGCCGCAGGAGCCGGTGGCCCCGGTCGCGCTCCCGCCGGTCGAGCCGGTCGCCAAGCCGGCGCCGATCCCGGCACCGGCTCCCGCCCCGGCGGCTGCACCGGCACCTGCACCGGCAGTCCAGTCTGCCGCAGTCGCCGCTGTGCCGGTCGCCAAGCCGGTTGCTGCGCCCCTGCCGGCGCCTGCCAAACCGGTCGCGGCGGCGCCGGCTCCGACCCAGGCTCCTGCACCAGCCTCGGCGGCTGGCGGCGCCGGCAACAGCGGCTGGTATCTGTCGCAGCCGGTCGGCCAGTACACCCTGCAGCTGCTCGGCACCAGTTCGGAGGCGGCGGCGCAGAGCATGGTGCGCGAGGGTGGCGGCGAATACCGCTACTTCCGCAAGCTGCACCAGGGCAAGCCGCTGTACGTGGTGACCTACGGCCGCTTCAGCAGCCCGGAGGCGGCGAAGTCGGCGGTGGGCGCCCTGCCGGGACGCCTGCAGGCCGGCAAGCCCTGGCCGCGGACCTTCGCCAGCATCCAGCAGGAAATCCGCCAGGCCGGTCGCTAGACTCGCTGAGGTGATGAAAAAACCGGCGATGCGCCTAGGCGCATCGCCGGTTTTCTTTTATAAATGCGACATCGAATTTTCGCTTACGCGTCATTTTTGCTTTTTCGGTCATGGTGTGCACGCTACAATGGCGCATCCGTGATCGCAGCAAGCGCCGCAAACGTGGTAGGAAAGCGGGACAAAGTTGCGAAGAAACGCCCGAATCGAATAGAAAGCTAGCCGGTGAGAGTGTCTATGAAAGCTGGTCTGTACCAACCTGAACAATTCAAGGACAACTGCGGCTTCGGCCTGATTGCCCACATGCACGGGCAGCCCAGCCACCATCTGCTGCAGACCGCCATCGAAGCCCTGACCTGCATGACCCACCGCGGCGGCATCAACGCCGACGGCAAGACCGGCGACGGTTGCGGCCTGCTGCTGCAGAAGCCCGACCGCTTCCTGCGCGTGCTGGCCGCCGAGCAGTTCGGCGTGCACCTGCCCGAGCAGTACGCGGTCGGCATGGTGTTCCTCAGCCAGGACGAGGCCCGCGCCGCGCGCGCGCGCGCGGAAGTCAACGCGCAGATCGTCGCCCAGGGCCTGACCCTGGTCGGCTGGCGCGCCGTGCCGGTGGACACCTCGGTGCTCGGCCGCCTGGCTCTGGAGTGCCTGCCGCGCATCGAGCAGGTGTTCGTCAGCGGCGAAGGCCTCGACGACCAGCAGATGGCGATCAAGCTGTTCTTCGCCCGTCGCCGCGCCGAAGTGGCGCTCAAGGACGATGCGGACTTCTACGTCTGCAGCCTGTCGGCCAAGGACATCATCTACAAGGGCCTGATGATGCCGGCGGATCTGGCCAGCTTCTATCCGGACCTCGGCGACGAGCGCCTGGAAACCGCGATCTGCGTGTTCCACCAGCGCTTCTCCACCAACACCCTGCCGCGCTGGCCGCTGGCCCAGCCGTTCCGCTTCCTGGCGCACAACGGCGAGATCAACACCATCACCGGCAACCGCAACTGGGCGGTGGCGCGGCGCAACAAGTTCGCCAACGAGCTGCTGCCCGATCTGGAAAGCATCGCGCCGCTGGTCAATCGCACCGGCTCCGACTCCTCGAGCATGGACAACATGCTCGAACTGCTGGTCACCGGCGGCATGGACCTGTTCCGCGGCCTGCGCATGATCATCCCGCCGGCCTGGCAGAACGTCGAGACCATGGACGTCGAGCTGCGCAGCTTCTACGAATACAACTCCATGCACATGGAGTCCTGGGACGGCCCGGCCGGCGTGGTGCTGACCGACGGCCGCCATGCGGTCTGCCTGCTCGACCGCAACGGCCTGCGCCCGGCGCGCTGGGTCACCACCAGGAACGGCTACATCACCCTGGCCTCCGAGGTCGGCGTGTGGAACTACGCGCCCGAGGACGTGCTGGCCAAAGGCCGCGTCGGCCCGGGGCAGATCCTCGCCGTGGACACCGAGACCGGCCAGGTGCTGCACACCGCGGACATCGACAACCGCCTGAAATCGCGCCACCCGTACCGCCAGTGGCTGCGCCAGAATGCCCTGCGCATCCAGGCCGGCATGGACGACGATCACGGCAGCTCCGCCTACGACGCCGACCAGCTCAAGCAGTACATGAAGATGTTCCAGGTCACCTTCGAGGAGCGTGACCAGGTGCTGCGTCCGCTGGCCGAGCAGGGCCAGGAGGCGGTCGGCTCGATGGGCGACGACACCCCGATGGCGGTGCTCAGCCAGCGCGTGCGCTCGCCCTACGACTACTTCCGTCAGCAGTTCGCCCAGGTCACCAACCCGCCGATCGACCCGCTGCGCGAAGCCATCGTCATGTCCCTGGAGACCTGCCTGGGCGCCGAGCGCAACGTCTTCGAGGAGACCGCCGATCACGCCAACCGGGCGATCCTCAACACCCCGGTGATCTCGCCGGCCAAGTGGCAGACCCTGATGACTCTCGACCGCCCGGGCTTCGAGCGCGAGATCATCGACCTCAACTACGAGGAGTCGCTTGGCCTCGAGGCTGCGGTGCGGCGCATTGCCGACCAGGCCGAGGCCGCCGTGCGCGCCGGCAAGGTGCTGCTGGTGCTGTCCGACCGCCACATCGCCCCCGGCAAGCTGCCGGCGCATGCCGCGCTGGCGGTCGGCGCCGTGCATCACCGCCTGACCGAGACCGGCCTGCGCTGCGACTGCAACATCCTGGTGGAGACCGCCACCGCGCGCGATCCGCACCACTTCGCCGTGCTGATCGGCTTCGGCGCCACTGCGGTCTACCCGTTCCTCGCCTACGAGGTGCTGGCCGACCTGATCCGCAGCGGCGAGGTGCTCGGCGACCTGCACGAGTCGTTCAAGCACTACCGCAAGGGCATCTCCAAGGGCCTGCTGAAGATCCTCTCGAAGATGGGCATCTCCACCGTGGCTTCCTACCGCGGCGCCCAGCTGTTCGAGGCCATCGGCCTGTCCGATGCGGTGGTCGAGCTGTGCTTCCGCGGCGTCGCCAGCCGCATCCAGGGCGCGCGCTTCGTCGACCTCGAGGCCGAGCAGCAGCTGCTGGCCCGCGAGGCCTGGAACCAGCGCAAGCCGATCCAGCAGGGCGGCCTGCTCAAGTTCGTCCACGGCGGCGAATACCACGCCTACAACCCGGACGTGGTGCGCCTGCTCCAGGAAGCCGTGCAGCAGGGTGACTACGCCCGCTTCCGCGACTACAGCGCGCTGGTCGACCAGCGCCCGGTATCGATGATCCGCGACCTGCTCAAGGTCAAGCCGGTCGAGCAGCCGCTGCCGCTGGATCAGGTCGAGCCGCTGAGCGCCATCTTCAAGCGCTTCGATGCCGCCGGTATCTCCCTCGGCGCGCTGTCGCCGGAAGCCCACGAGGCGCTGGCCGAGGCGATGAACCGCCTGGGCGCGCGCTCCAACTCCGGCGAGGGCGGCGAAGACCCGGCCCGCTACGGCACCGTCAAGAGCTCGAAGATCAAGCAGGTGGCCACCGGCCGCTTCGGCGTCACCCCCGAGTACCTGGTCAATGCCGAAGTGCTGCAGATCAAGGTCGCCCAGGGCGCCAAGCCCGGCGAGGGCGGCCAACTGCCGGGCGGCAAGGTCAACGGCCTGATCGCCCGCCTGCGCTATGCGGTGCCCGGCGTGACCCTGATCTCGCCGCCGCCGCACCACGACATCTATTCGATCGAGGACCTGGCCCAGCTGATCTTCGACCTCAAGCAGGTCAACCCGCAGGCGCTGGTGTCGGTCAAGCTGGTCGCCGAGCCGGGCGTCGGCACCATCGCCGCCGGCGTGGCCAAGGCCTACGCTGACCTGATCACCATCTCCGGCTACGACGGCGGCACCGGCGCATCGCCCTTGACCTCGATCAAGTACGCCGGCAGCCCGTGGGAGCTGGGCCTGGCCGAGGCGCACCAGACCCTGCGCGGCAACGACCTGCGCGGCAAGGTCCGCGTGCAGACCGACGGCGGCCTGAAGACCGGCCTCGACGTGATCAAGGCCGCCATCCTCGGCGCCGAGAGCTTCGGCTTCGGCACCGCGCCGATGATCGCCCTGGGCTGCAAGTACCTGCGCATCTGCCACCTGAACAACTGTGCCACCGGCGTGGCCACCCAGAACGACCAACTGCGCAAGGACCACTTCATCGGCACCGTCGAGATGGTGATGAACTTCTTCACCTTCATCGCCGAGGAAACCCGCGAGTGGCTGGCCAGGCTGGGCGTGCGCAGCCTGGGCGAGCTGATCGGTCGCACCGACCTGCTCGAGGTGCTGCCGGGCGAAACCGCCAAGCAGGGCAACCTGGACCTGACCCCGCTGCTGGGCAGCGACCTGATCCCGGCCGACAAGCCGCAGTACTGCCAGGTGGAGAAGAACCCGCCGTTCGACCAGGGCCTGCTGGCCGAGAAGATGGTCGAGATGGCCCTGCCGGCGATCGAGGCCAAGCGCGGCGGCGAGTTCGCCCTCGACATCGGCAACTGCGACCGCTCCATCGGCGCGCGCATCTCCGGCGAGATCGCCCGTCGTCACGGCAACCAGGGCATGGTCGACGCGCCGATCAGCTTCCGCTTCAAGGGTACCGCCGGGCAGAGCTTCGGCGTGTGGAACGCCGGCGGCCTGCACCTGCATCTGGAAGGCGACGCCAACGACTACGTCGGCAAGGGCATGACCGGCGGCAAGATCGTCATCACCCCGTCGGCCGGCAGCGCGCTGAAGAGCCAGGAGTCGGCCATCGTCGGCAACACCTGCCTGTACGGCGCCACCGGCGGCAAGCTGTTCGCCGCGGGTACCGCCGGCGAGCGCTTCGCGGTGCGCAACTCCGGCGCCCATGCGGTGGTGGAAGGCACCGGCGATCACTGCTGCGAATACATGACCGGCGGCTTCGTCTGCGTGCTGGGCAAGACCGGCTACAACTTCGGCTCGGGCATGACCGGCGGCTTCGCCTACGTGCTGGACCTGGACAACAGCTTCTTCGACCGCGTCAACCACGAACTGG
This genomic window contains:
- the pilQ gene encoding type IV pilus secretin PilQ produces the protein MNTCISRFSLSLLAALLSPVALAANLQGLDVAALPGDRVELKLAFDEPVAAPRGYTIDQPARIALDLPGVSNRLGSRNRELGVGNARSLTVVEAKDRTRLIINLNSQAPYSTRVEGNNLFVVVGGSSAAAAGSVSAAPAAAVRPLAQAPQPFVPAGKAIRNIDFQRGEQGEGNVVIDLSEAGISPDIQESGGRIRLEFPRTLLPEQLRARLDVKDFATPVQFVNASVSGDKATIVIEPSGHYDYLAYQTDNRLTISVKPLTQADVEKRKGERFAYTGEKLSLNFQDIDVRSVLQLIADFTDLNLVASDTVQGNITLRLQNVPWDQALDLVLKTKGLDKRKIGNVLLVAPADEIAARERQELEAQKQIAELAPLRREVLQLNYAKASDIAGLFKEYSESAEQKDMRGSLIYDDRTNSLIAHLTEERLDELRRIVTQLDIPVRQVMIEARIVEATVGYDKSLGVRWGGAFYGDDKWTVYGKDGARTIDDDGVLRLPGSSTIGNFEAEEGTAPVPFVDMGVLDSTSGLGIGFITDNVILDLQLSAMEASGNGEVISQPKVVTSDKETAKILKGSEVPYQEASSSGATTIAFKEAALALEVTPQITPDNRVVMEVKVTKDAPDFSKSVNGVPPIDKNEVNAKVLAADGETIVIGGVFSNTQTRSVEKVPFLGDLPFLGRLFRRDSVSDSKSELLIFLTPRIMDTQAISVSR
- the aroB gene encoding 3-dehydroquinate synthase; the protein is MRTLHVDLGERSYPIFIGAGLLDRRDCFTPYIAGRQVAIVTNQTVAPLYLQRLLDTLQGYQVTPIVLPDGEAFKSWETLQLIFDGLLEARHDRRTTLIALGGGVIGDMAGFAAACYQRGVDFIQVPTTLLSQVDSSVGGKTGINHPLGKNMIGAFYQPKAVVIDTATLGTLPARELSAGLAEMIKYGLICDEPFLAWLELHIDALRALDAEAVSEAVERSCAAKARVVNADERESGVRATLNLGHTFGHAIETEMGYGVWLHGEAVAAGTVMALEMSCRLGWIDAAARDRGIRLLARAGLPLVPPAEMGPEEFLRHMAVDKKVLDGQLRLVLLRQLGEAVVTADYPREVLEATLRTDYAALVRQA
- a CDS encoding AAA family ATPase; protein product: MTSLQADEAFVEHYQFTHDPFTPRVPGFKFFPAQRKPVLAQLHQLARYSALMQVVTGPLGSGKTLLRQALVASSNKTSVVSVPVSARQAASSPMLLRAFSHGLGGSYQDVDGLLGQVARLNQVGQEVYLLVDDAEKLQDEALDTLAALAAGDSDGRAHVFLFGEPELLARLDARGRAANCHVQQLQPYTLADTRAYLAQRLEGAGQELELFDDAQIEEIHAESGGWPGAINRVAREVLVEAMLIEHQPQAQAGGGLSLPKKHIVALGVVVAGVALALVMKGGAPELPRPDGVPAGESGVASAPSIEFAGDGKAVPLPLVGQGQPVPREPLARAAGQAAVEELDAANAAMPLPAAGQPVTPSSATPPQEPVAPVALPPVEPVAKPAPIPAPAPAPAAAPAPAPAVQSAAVAAVPVAKPVAAPLPAPAKPVAAAPAPTQAPAPASAAGGAGNSGWYLSQPVGQYTLQLLGTSSEAAAQSMVREGGGEYRYFRKLHQGKPLYVVTYGRFSSPEAAKSAVGALPGRLQAGKPWPRTFASIQQEIRQAGR
- the aroK gene encoding shikimate kinase AroK, encoding MRNVILVGPMGAGKSTIGRLLAKELHLSFKDSDKEIEVRTGADIPWIFDVEGEQGFREREQAVIADLCHEDGLVLATGGGAVLRPANREALRAGGRVVYLHTSVEQQLERTARDRNRPLLRTANPGQVLRELMALRDPLYREIADVIIETDQRPPRLVVQEVLGRLEQLPPR
- the gltB gene encoding glutamate synthase large subunit — encoded protein: MKAGLYQPEQFKDNCGFGLIAHMHGQPSHHLLQTAIEALTCMTHRGGINADGKTGDGCGLLLQKPDRFLRVLAAEQFGVHLPEQYAVGMVFLSQDEARAARARAEVNAQIVAQGLTLVGWRAVPVDTSVLGRLALECLPRIEQVFVSGEGLDDQQMAIKLFFARRRAEVALKDDADFYVCSLSAKDIIYKGLMMPADLASFYPDLGDERLETAICVFHQRFSTNTLPRWPLAQPFRFLAHNGEINTITGNRNWAVARRNKFANELLPDLESIAPLVNRTGSDSSSMDNMLELLVTGGMDLFRGLRMIIPPAWQNVETMDVELRSFYEYNSMHMESWDGPAGVVLTDGRHAVCLLDRNGLRPARWVTTRNGYITLASEVGVWNYAPEDVLAKGRVGPGQILAVDTETGQVLHTADIDNRLKSRHPYRQWLRQNALRIQAGMDDDHGSSAYDADQLKQYMKMFQVTFEERDQVLRPLAEQGQEAVGSMGDDTPMAVLSQRVRSPYDYFRQQFAQVTNPPIDPLREAIVMSLETCLGAERNVFEETADHANRAILNTPVISPAKWQTLMTLDRPGFEREIIDLNYEESLGLEAAVRRIADQAEAAVRAGKVLLVLSDRHIAPGKLPAHAALAVGAVHHRLTETGLRCDCNILVETATARDPHHFAVLIGFGATAVYPFLAYEVLADLIRSGEVLGDLHESFKHYRKGISKGLLKILSKMGISTVASYRGAQLFEAIGLSDAVVELCFRGVASRIQGARFVDLEAEQQLLAREAWNQRKPIQQGGLLKFVHGGEYHAYNPDVVRLLQEAVQQGDYARFRDYSALVDQRPVSMIRDLLKVKPVEQPLPLDQVEPLSAIFKRFDAAGISLGALSPEAHEALAEAMNRLGARSNSGEGGEDPARYGTVKSSKIKQVATGRFGVTPEYLVNAEVLQIKVAQGAKPGEGGQLPGGKVNGLIARLRYAVPGVTLISPPPHHDIYSIEDLAQLIFDLKQVNPQALVSVKLVAEPGVGTIAAGVAKAYADLITISGYDGGTGASPLTSIKYAGSPWELGLAEAHQTLRGNDLRGKVRVQTDGGLKTGLDVIKAAILGAESFGFGTAPMIALGCKYLRICHLNNCATGVATQNDQLRKDHFIGTVEMVMNFFTFIAEETREWLARLGVRSLGELIGRTDLLEVLPGETAKQGNLDLTPLLGSDLIPADKPQYCQVEKNPPFDQGLLAEKMVEMALPAIEAKRGGEFALDIGNCDRSIGARISGEIARRHGNQGMVDAPISFRFKGTAGQSFGVWNAGGLHLHLEGDANDYVGKGMTGGKIVITPSAGSALKSQESAIVGNTCLYGATGGKLFAAGTAGERFAVRNSGAHAVVEGTGDHCCEYMTGGFVCVLGKTGYNFGSGMTGGFAYVLDLDNSFFDRVNHELVDLQRISGEPMEAYRSYLRRVLVEYVEETGSVWGREVLDNLDDYARRFWLVKPKAASLKTLLSSTRANPQ